The Elaeis guineensis isolate ETL-2024a chromosome 14, EG11, whole genome shotgun sequence genomic sequence ACTTTTCCGTACAAGATAGGATAAGAATTATGCaatttctcttggatctctccctttttctcctccaTGCATCTTTTGAAActataataataatgatgatgataattACATAGAttcatctctttttctttctatctATCCATCCATTTCTCATATCTCCAATAGAACTCTCTATTCTTAGATTCAGGGGAAGGACAAAATTCAAGAGATGGGACATAGGCGACAGCTATAATCACAATAGTCCCTAACCTCTATAAGCGTTAGGTGTGTTAGTGGTTACCGTAACCAATAGAACCAACTCTAAAATGTAATTGGATATCCATCACGGAAttttgacatgaaacatgacaatGTCTCAATTTGGGCCGTCTTTCCACATTTTTCCCTGTTCATAACTATGGATTAGTCTAAAGGTGTTACAGACTTTCCTATCATATTCATCTGGGCACATGCATGCCACATACTCAAATATATGAATCTTCTTTACCTTCCTTACCTCAATTGTAACATCCAAAGCATCTAAATTTCGTTTTCCTTTGCCTTCTTGCAAGACAGTTGTACAACCTTCCTCGGGCTACCATGCTTCGCTATCTATAACTAAATATCCCATCCATCCCTTTCTATGCCTACCACGCTGGTCTAAAAGGTAACAAAATTTTCTACGGAACCAAAGCTAGCTACCAGCTGGTAATCACCCGGTAATTCTCAAAACGTACCATACGGCGCAGAAGCCCCTCGCTGGCTTGGTGCGACCGCAACCGCGCCGTTTACAATAGAAAGTGAGGTCAGACGTCGTCGATTCTTACCTCATCAattccttccttctttttttttccttccattcCCTCCCTCCTCCCTCTATATATCTATCCCGTCTCCTGACCATAAAGGTACTACTCCCAACTGCGTTCCAAAAGAGTCCGAgtctttcctcctcttccttctcccaTTCTCTTACCAATGGACTCGAGTgaaaccaccaccaccaccatccaCCACCAgtactcctcctcttcctctccttcctcttctccaacctcctctcctccctccctccctcccactCCTCCTTCAGCTGTGCTTAGCCCTTGCGCCGCCTGCAAGATCCTACGCCGGAGGTGCGTCGAAAAATGCGTGCTCGCCCCCTATTTCCCTCCCACCGAACCCCTCAAGTTCACCACGGCGCATCGCGTGTTCGGTGCCAGCAACATCATCAAGTCCTTGCAGGTAACTGACTGCGCCTCACCACTCTTACCATTTCAACTACTCTCTCCCGTTCGGCTTTTTGACCAATCCTCAAACTGCCACCCATGCTCGAGTAAACAATTATTGCTAGATCATCTTGTGGTCGAATCACTAATATTGACTTTTAGAGTCCAGAATGCGCGCAACCTAATCAAGTTGATTAAACTATTTTATTTACTGCATACAGAAAGTTCTTTCCATATTAGACAAGCAAGCTAGAAGCTAGCATTAATCATTGTTCGATTGATTAATTcctatggatggatggatggcaACCCTTTAACAGGATCTACCGGAGAGCCAGAGGGCTGATGCAGTTAGCAGCATGGTGTACGAGGCCAACGCTAGGATCCGAGACCCGGTGTATGGTTGTGCAGGGGCCATCTGCCAGCTCCAGAAGCAAGTGAGCGAGCTCCAGGCTCAGCTGGCCCGAGCCCAAGCCGAGCTCGTCAACATGCAAGCCCAGCACGCACACCTGATTGCCCTCGTCTGCATGGAGATGGCTCAATCCCAGCAGCAACACATCCCTTCTTCTTCACAGCCCATCGACACCCTCGCCGCCGGTCCTTATGTCGATTCGTTCTACATCGACGCAGGCAGCAGCCAGGGATCGATATGGGAAGAACCCCTGTGGACATGACCTGAGTTAGAGGAATGATCAACTGTGACGAgaggagataggattgatttGTCATCCTACGGTCCAAGTAGTAGATTCATAATAACTAATGGTCTCTTAAGATTTAATTAACACTGTCGGCAAGATCGGCTTGTTCCTTTAACTAGTCCTCCCAACTCAAAAAGGAGAATAATGGGTTGAGACTGGTTGGCGAGCATGATGTTGTGGTTGTAGTCCAAGTTCATGAGTTGCTTGTCAAACATATGTACTATTGACTTCCTAATTGTAAAATTTTCGATCCTTTGAGAGGCATATGCATAGACTATAGCTAGTGAGTCAGTCGTGATGTTTCTTATGTGAGCAAGCTAAAACCTTGGCCATGGATTCTCTCGTCCGTTACAAGGAAAGTCAGCACAAAATACCCGGAATGCAAGTGAAAGCTTGAAGCCTTCTACGTTGGCTTGCTTACATAATCTCAAGGTCCGATACAGACAGTCTAGCTACATGTCGATCCAACGGCACGATGGCCAGCTTACGTTTCCTTAACGGAACCTCGGAGTTTAAAAGACGTTTGGAAAAGGGTACCTTAATTTCCTGTTGCTTCAGCCTTTGGAAGTTTAAACAATGGGAAGTACCAGCTTCGGGTCCAAATTACTGATCACGACTGGTCTGATGGGTTAGGTGCAAGCCAATTGGTTCTTGCATCGATCACCCGTTTGGTAGAGAGATTGGGACCCACAAACCAAATTTTGGCCTTCCTTTAATAATTACATGAGGTCAGTGCTAAGAGTACGGTTTATTTCAATCTAACCTACGTCTGGTTACTCATT encodes the following:
- the LOC140853579 gene encoding LOB domain-containing protein 1-like — translated: MDSSETTTTTIHHQYSSSSSPSSSPTSSPPSLPPTPPSAVLSPCAACKILRRRCVEKCVLAPYFPPTEPLKFTTAHRVFGASNIIKSLQDLPESQRADAVSSMVYEANARIRDPVYGCAGAICQLQKQVSELQAQLARAQAELVNMQAQHAHLIALVCMEMAQSQQQHIPSSSQPIDTLAAGPYVDSFYIDAGSSQGSIWEEPLWT